In Nitrospira sp., one genomic interval encodes:
- a CDS encoding SLBB domain-containing protein gives MVTRFLLGLFGLWLVVGFGATSRAGSLSPQPEPYRIGPNDVVRIQVYGEDDLTVERKVGGDGKIDYPLLGLIHVTGQTTEAVQADLTARLGAGYLKQPRVTVSITRHRNFYVSGEVKGAGGYPYEQGLTVQKAISMAGGFTERASKTDIRVERHRERGGVEILDAGATTTILPDDLILVAAAQRFYVNGEVHKPGGYGYERGLTIHMAITMAGGFTEKASKKPKVLRIVDGKEQTFELSLNAPVLPDDIIVVSQRFF, from the coding sequence ATGGTCACACGCTTTCTACTGGGGTTGTTCGGTCTCTGGCTCGTCGTCGGATTCGGCGCGACGTCGCGGGCGGGGTCGTTGTCTCCCCAGCCGGAACCCTATCGGATCGGCCCGAATGATGTCGTGCGGATCCAGGTCTATGGGGAAGACGATCTCACCGTCGAGCGGAAAGTGGGAGGAGACGGGAAGATCGACTATCCGCTGCTCGGATTGATCCACGTCACGGGGCAGACCACGGAGGCCGTGCAGGCCGATCTGACCGCGCGGCTGGGTGCGGGCTACTTGAAACAGCCCCGCGTCACCGTGTCGATCACGCGACACCGCAATTTCTATGTCAGCGGCGAGGTGAAGGGGGCCGGCGGATATCCCTATGAGCAGGGTCTCACGGTTCAGAAGGCGATCAGCATGGCCGGAGGATTCACCGAGCGGGCCAGCAAGACCGATATCCGGGTCGAGCGCCATCGGGAGAGAGGCGGCGTCGAAATTCTCGATGCCGGAGCGACCACCACGATTCTCCCGGATGATCTCATTTTGGTCGCAGCCGCTCAGCGCTTCTACGTGAATGGGGAAGTGCATAAGCCGGGAGGCTACGGATACGAGCGCGGCCTGACGATCCATATGGCCATTACCATGGCGGGAGGGTTTACCGAGAAGGCATCGAAGAAACCCAAGGTCCTTCGGATCGTCGACGGGAAGGAACAGACGTTCGAATTGTCGTTGAACGCGCCTGTGTTGCCCGACGACATTATCGTGGTGTCGCAACGATTCTTCTGA